In Glycine max cultivar Williams 82 chromosome 10, Glycine_max_v4.0, whole genome shotgun sequence, the DNA window GAACTTCATAATTCTGGATTTATTACATAGTAGTGTGGTATTCATGTTAGAACTTAGAGGcaaatcatattcatattaattattctatAACTCATTTTTGCAGCTGAAGTTAGCTCAATACCGATTGTGGACAATAATGATTCATTACTTGATATAAATTCAAGAAGGTAGGAACTCTCTTTCTCCTGTGTCCACATGTGTGTGATTCtcatttttatacttaaaaaggGGGAGAAGATGTTCCTCAAGCATATGTGTCTATGTGATAtgtattgatttttcttttcagagaTATTATTGCATTGGTTAAAGATAAAGTGTATGCAAGGATAAGTCTGAGTGGGTTTAGTATCCATCAGGtaattcctctctctctctctctctagtttGTGGGGCTCTGTATTGGTAACTTATCCTGAAATATTGTGCTGATTAGAGGAAACTTGTAACAATAGTAAACCAATAGTATTGCACAAATAGGAAATGAAAAGCTAAttaatgtagttttttttttggttatgaTGCCTCAACTGTGTAGCATGCAATAATCTTTtaggttaaataaaattttagtcaCTATCTATGGTTTCactcattttcaattttgtttctataattcttttcccttttcaaatTGGTCCACATACTTACAAATGCTAAAAAAATAGCCCCGATGATCAACTCCTATTAAGATGTCCCTCATTGGCTAGGAATATGTTCAAAATCCTCCTTATAAGACAGGTAATCCTCCCTTCTTGAGCTGTTTTTTGGAGTTGAGTTGACCAATTTATTTCTTAGTATATGGTATTAGAGCCTATCCAATCCTAATATTGGGCACTCATCAATTAGATAACTCTGGTAGTGTTTCTTTGTGGAGTAAGTGATCCTTTATATGTGCTAAAATGTCTACTAGGTTCTTCATTTCAGTAGATGCACCACGCTAGTAAGTTATCTTTTTTGAGTATGTGCTCCTTTAGAGGctcttatttatatgtataatgTAACTAACGTAAATGACTTTTGTAATCAATACCAAGTGTTGTTGTTAGGAGCAGAGGGGAGGGGAAGAAAACTACACTACTTGGTTTCAAGGACCAAGACCGAGCAGAGGGGAGGGGAAGAAAACTACACTACTTGGTTTCGAGGACCAAGACCTCCTTACAAACTAATTTTCTAAATTCTTCTCTTTCCGCCTTATTCATTGATTCTTAGAGCTTTTATACACAATTGCATGTCTATATTCCCACTACAATAACCGCTATAATAATCACTACAATAACTGCTATAATAACCACTACAATAACCGCACCCCACTACAATAACCGCTACTAGAATGATAACTACCCCTATGACAGGTTTCCATGGCAGAGCATCTTCTTCCTAACAGTTGTTTGATTTCATTTGTCAGCAAAAGTTGAATCTACATATTTTTGCACTTTATGGTTGTAGGCATTGCTTTTGGGACGAGATGCTAGATTTTCTTGCAGGCTTCACAATGGACCGAGATGTCATATGTGTTTGAGGTCTGATTCATTGCACAAAGAGCGCTTGGCAAATCCTGGTATTTCTTCTATTCTAGCAATCTCCTTCCCCTTTCTTggcagaaaaagaagaaaaaaaccaataaatatTCGGTGACCGATTTTCTTCTCTTTACATTACAGGTGTTAGACAGCTTGTGGTCATAGAGGCTGGCAGCAGGCGTGTGGAAGGTATCATTTCTATAGGCAACGTGTTCAGGATCTTGTTAAGTTAGTTGGGAATATATGGCTATCATTTTGCATGAAGGGAATTGCAGGGGTAGCCCTGGAAAAGACTTGTGTTCTATGAAAACAAGTTATCTGAGTTATTGCCCTGCCATCATGGCCAGCCTGCTTTTTATATATAGGATAGAAATTGTAGAGAGAAAAGTCTGTAAATTGAGAGATTAGTTTTTTCTCCTTTAAACAACTTGATGATATCATGATTTTCTCCTTTGTGCCGGCACAAATGCAATATTTGTGTCCTGTGCTAACAGAAGAAATCAAGGAGGAAAAAAAGAATGGACTTGATAGGGTAATGCGGCACACCGTTGGTTGGTTGGAAGTAAAGGTATTTTGGGTTCCATTATGATTCTAGTTTTCTCTTAGGACTGACGAGTTCATGACTTCATATTGCTGTACTTGCATTTGAATGAATTCGTCTTTTCCTAATGCATCACTTGCCTGGCCTGCCAAGGCAAATGGATAGGACCATAATGCTAGTTAAACATgatagttaatatatttattatccaTTAATACTTTTGAAAACTTTTAATCCATTTGATATCTATTTTAAGTAAACATTCAATTCATCTGTTAAGAGTTTCTAATGCATGGATATATCACACATTCATTTAATGTAcagtcatattttaaattttattgagtttctcaaattcatgtttttctccaaaaattcattcttttataaaaactctaaaaaataattctatattttagttaatattttgctATTTATGGTTTTCATTTGaataatattcattatttttattttgagtaaaAGTTACAATTAATgatacttaaaatattttgcCACATTTTATTTGCCCGCGAGGCAATGAATTGTACGTCGGAGTCGTATAACTAAAGAAAGACCATGAAAAGTTTATAATGTATGTGTTTAATTTTTCGAGTCTTTTGTAGTAtcactaaaatgtttttttatatcattctcACGTTtgcataaaataataactttagtGAAAATTTTGAAAGGTTTGTAAATTTACTTGATATGAAAATGTAATGTTGTTTAAGGTTTAGATAAGTTGAAAGAGCTATCATAAagtctatatatattttgtaaaagtttaacTGTTATGCaatgttaattaaaaagttGATTAGGTCAGTATTGAGATTGTTTAGACTTCGGATGAAATGAATTTGAAAGAATGTGATAACGTGTATATAGAAAATTGATTAATGTATTTTCTACTAAGAATTCAAAGGGagtttaaatatgatatttttttattgtattttacttCCTATacgatataattttatttttactcgaTTGAAGGCATtcaacttaaataatattattcaattaaaataatacaattaTCATCTCTCTAGAGTAGGTCAAGGGATACTTATATGTTAGAACATATTATCCATCTTGGTTCAAATATTATaagatatcttttttttaatttataagaattaaagacaaataaaaattcataattcgTATAACTTGTTCGACAGTTAGACACGCTAATAAATGTTACAAGATATTTGTATCATGCGCTTAATTACAAAAGCTAACAGACAACATTAAAAGCCACCAATAGacgaaaaatatttgaatttaatttctaaactattttaattagattttttcagaaaaaatataaattatattaaataaggaCACAACTGGGAGTCCTAAACCATTCACAAGATTACAGGAAAGCTGCCCAAAGATAGCCAATGGTTACCAAGTattaacataagaaaaataaataaattgtaaccAGGGGCAAACAGCTAGCCATAAATGGCCTTAACAATACAACGTAACCCACTCCCCCAAATATTTGGTAAATTAGATTTTACTTTAGCAGAAAAAAGATTtggtattttttgaatttagaattaagaaaaaaaaaagttaaatatttgaCAGGTATTGATATTCAAAAGGTTGTTAAATAGCAAGATaatctattaaatatttgaaatttgattcaTAAAACATCAAGGCACTAATGTGTGCAAAAGCTTCCAGtcacattttgatttttaataaaaatttcaattgatgCATTTTAATCAACTAAGGACATGTTTGGTTACAATCCAACAATTGATGAAGCTGAATGAAAATTGTATTTCATCTATATCTTTATATATACCAACCCAACTCCCCAAGTATATCCTTAATTGACAACCAAAGGTTTATTATTTCTCCACTACAAAGAAATagattttataataacttttttcacacagtaaaaaaatatactgtcAACGTGCTTAGAATACCCAATTATCTACAACCCAAGCTTtgtcatctctctctcaaagacagataagaaacaaaaaataaccttTAGtgctttttattaatttttgaatcatcaaaatattaaataatcatttttattaagtaCCACCATTTGAcaccaaagataaaaaaagacacGGTAGTGAATTACATGATTTCTAATACCACCGTTTGACCCTATCGGTGTGgagtaaaagaaataaattattgtacCTCTCAATAAAGACATTACAAGGTAGGCGACGAGCCCGTATGTGATCTGAAGTTCTGAACTAATAGTTCAGCTTCAGCATCATATGTACAGCAGCAGCTACATTAGAGAGAGATCTGCAGAAGAAAAGATGTAAGTCAAGTAGGGATGAGAGCTAACATCTGcgttttgattcttcccatgcacatttgaatttctctataaataggaaGGTTTTGAGAACAGCATGGATGCAGACTGGTAACGGCAGAATCTAATATCTGAGCCACATCAGCTGGAGGGTATTGCCGTTCAGTACAAGTCTGGAAGTTAAAAGAACATTAATTTTTGGTTAGCAAGATTTGTTCAAtaaacttaaagaaaaaaaaaaaaggagaggatATTTCTGACATGCTTTATAGTGAAAAACACACTTGGGCCAAATCAATAAGTACATGCAAAATAATCAGAATAATGAATTGAGAACTCAATTTATTAGGAGAAAAAAACCAagaaattctaattttattcaCTTAGTCACAACGAATTTAGGCTACAGGACAGTGAAACGGATTTATTATTTAGTAGTTTCCAACAAATGGAAACCAATGTAGGCTGCATTCTCAAGATGGCGGAGGGGAACTAAAACGTGATTATAAACATCTATTAGTTAGTTGAAAGGCAAGATGCAGACAAAAAAAACCTAGATTTGCAATTCAGAACTTGTTGCTAGAACTTAAAAGAGCATAAAAGGAACTCATTATGTTTACAATCACCCAGGGGAAATTACCTGAATCATGATTAATGTAGCAACACACGAAGTGATAAGATCTGATGGAAGTTCAGTATCAAATTTGTCAGAACAATTATGTGGTTTTGGAAGCGATGGATCATTAAGTATAGGTTCTGATACACCGCTAGTTGAATGATTAAGATGATAAAAACTGCCATTCGCGTTCACTTGCTCTTGAGACCTGATCACGGGTAACCTAGACTGGGAGGCTAACTGCTGATGATTTATAGAATCCAATGCTTGCCCAATCTTTATGAAAGCATCTTCACCTTCCTTTGCCAAAGACAATGCCTGAATTATAGCATCAAAAAGTGCCAAAAGTTCTCAAAGGTTAGAGCTTgagatattttaagataatacaGTGCTGGATCAAGAACAGTGGAGAGAAAACAAGTACAAAAAACCACTTTATGTAACTGCAAAAGCAGGGGAGGGAGAGGTGGGGTCAGAAGATGATCAATAGACCATCCATACCTGAAATGCAGCATCTACCATTGCATGTGCCCTTAGCCTGGATCCTTTAATAACTTGAACAACAGTTGACCCTAACTCTTGTGTCAGAGAACTATCCAACATACTGGGAAGATCATCATGAACATTGAAACTTGCTTGTGGCTTCATCCAGGATGGCAGAGAGTTTCCTCTGTAAGTATTGCGTTGCCTCAGTTGTAGCATAGCATCAGAAACCTGAAAATTACAACCgatcatattttgttcaagaTTAACATAGAATGttgtaatgaaataaataaataatccatTGGAAGCCACATGCCTGTCCACTGGCTTCCTTTAGCTGTAACAGTACCGTCGCATAATGCTTCTTGAAAACCTCAGAATCTTTTAAGCAGtctatgccatttttgttttccaaTATGTCGCTATTTGCACTTCGAAGCTCCATCAACAATGTCTCCTGTAAGAGCAGCCCAAAAAGTAGGTGCAAGACCACCCACAGCAAGGTAAATAATGCAATTAGTATTTAGAAAATAAGTAAAGCACAAGCATACATGAAAACAGAAGTTAAACAGTTTCCAAAAAGAACTGCACAAAAGTATTAAATTGTGCACGTGAAAAACTATAAACCTTTTTATCTAGAGCATGCTTTAGTTCAGAAACTGCCTGTATGTCAGCTTCCTTAGCTTGATGGTGTGTTACTTTACATGGTTGAGCACAACCTGCTTGTGCACAGAGATTATCAACGGTAGCAACCTTTGCCTGGGCATCGACATAATTAACACCAATGTAAGAAGATTTTAACAATTGAGATAAAAACTTTTagaacaaataataattcaaagttTCTAGCATCAGCGTTTCACTAGTGGTAGTAGAAATCTGAATTACTAATCCATGCAAAAGGGATGTAAAATTCAGAAAACCACTATGACAGCTTTAACGTGAATTCCTTCAGCTAATTTTCCTAGGTTGAGAAAACTGGGTAGTTAAATTCATCCAGCTAACCATAGCAGTGCAAAACAGTGGTAATATATGTGAATGTTTGTCCACTAGTCAAAAGACAGAAAGAAAACCTATGTCAATCATTAAAAGTACTAATTATGAAGCTCGACAGATAACTGTTCAAGCTTATTTTATGTCAGGAAAAAAGgacagaaaaatatttaacttccaatgaaaaaattaggagttgaatttttttttatgctgaCCATGGTATTGGGATGAAGTAGCCCCCGCCAGGAGTAGTGATTAATCTTTGTCGGGGACCATGAGTGCATAGAAGATGAGTATTTCCCTCTCAACACGGTTTAATCCAAACCTAAGAACCGATCATGATTCGAATCCTAGACCACTTAATTAAGAGGCACAAGCCGCTACCACTTGTGCCAATTGTTGTTGgtattaagagtttaattttgatcaactattgatttaaatatttttcacattttacaCTAATCAAATCATGTGTTAACACATcattaatttaacttttcaagTAGGCAAGTTGCTATTACTATAGTCAAACTTCTTTAATGAAGTGACAATACATGACAGATAgtagaatcaaattaaatctaaattataatgTCATGTAGAGATggaatgtataaaataaaaatgtaagcaCCAAATTAAGGCATAATATTAGTATATTGATACTTGTTAGCAATCTAACTTTTTCCATGCATTACTAAATCACTTGGGGTATGTACCTTCACGGGTGAGGAATGATTCATTTCGCACCccccaaaatttgaatttccactAATTTGTGGCTCTTTATTCATGAAAGAGGATATTGGGGAACCAATATGCCTCCTCAGAGCTTCTGGCATATTATCTGATGAATTCAAAGGCATGCAATCAATGTCCTGAACCAAAAATTTCGATCATTACAAACAAGAAATTGTGAAAATCATTTTCAGACTTCAAAAATATCAAGCCAATATATTCAactggaaaaaaatattaagcctTTGACTGTTTATTTACAGCATGTCATAGATTCAAGTCTAGAAATCACCCTCTTGCAAATGCAAGGCTGCCTTCTATAGACACAGTGGATCCAACCGTACCCTAGACAAACTGCATAGAAGGAGCTGTACAGCACAAGGTAGctctttttattgtttaatataattataacatttCAGCGTGTGGCATGCACACTtggttcaatttattttaaggaAATAATTACCTTGTCTGGGATCTTCCAGAGAAAgcttttagaaaaaagaaaaaacattttttattccaaaattaaACTGAAACAAATGTGACAAACATACTGATTGAAACTACCTATTGAAGAATGACTAACATTTAAAATCAGCAGGATAATAAGAAATCATATTACCATTACAAATTCAACACCTAATTCAGGACGGTCAAACTGAATCCTGCACTTGTCATAGTCAACGGTAAGCACACTACCATCATGAATCTCTCTTGTTTTTGGATGAAGAGCAATTACATGTTGTCCAACATATAATGGTTTGGCTAAATCTGTTGGAAGTCCATCCCTAATACCAGTCCGCAGTTCAGTGTAATGTTTCCTCACTGATTCCCGATACTGTTCAAGTTTTTGCCTTTCTTCACATAGAAAGTGTTCAGAAAACCTGCGGGGTTTGCCAAGGGAACtgcaaaaacaagtacaacaTGACAATTTCAAATACATCCTTGATGATTACATAATTTACTGTTCTCAAGGTTTAGCACAACGCAAGAAAATCATAATAACCACAACTGAATTTCATACCTTTTTATGACACTCCACTCGACACGAGTTAACCTTGGGATATTCCCTAGTCCAACATGATTTAAGTACTCCATGAATTCCCTTTTGGCAAACCATGGATAATCAATTGCACTATAAAACCATTCAAAAACAAACCATCTGCGAACCATATTAGATGACAAGCAACTAGAAAGCTTTTCCTGCAAGTTATAAAggaagttattattttttaaacaaaaatcttttttttcataagttGTAAACCAAAAGCTCGAAGCCCCTCAAAGCTTCAAAAgcacaaaatcaatttaaattaagaaaaagcttGTACCTTTAGGGTGGAGTACTTGTTAGATTGACTTTTCAATATGTAATCAGAAGACTTTTCCTTAGGCAAGGAAGTTCTCTGTAAAATCATCTTTCGTTTTCTTTGTTTAGTTGGTAAACTAACTTCATTCAAAAGTGGAATTTCTGCCGTTGATACTGTTAAATCTTTCTGATCACTACACAAGGAACTCTCTGACGACTTAACTGTCTTCAATTGCTTTGGTAGGGTAAAAGCCTGATCCGTGTGTTTTCCTTTAACCACCGGTTTGTTACCATCATCTAAGGCCTACAGGGAATGGACAACTTTGATGAGTACAATAATTGGACACATTAttatataatgtaaaaaaaaaaaaaaaggattgatGTGTAGCTTCACATGAAAGCAATTTCATGTGCATGTTCTATTACACATCCATGAGTTTCTTATGATAGCAATTTGTGCCTATCTATCAATATATCCATGGTGAGCATGACTAATGATACCAAACTTAATGCGGCTATCCATCAATGAATTATGGGAACAATCAGTTCATATGGCATACACTAAATTGAGCAACGATGGGGATAAGAGAAATGAACACCAAACTCAGTGTGGTTTAACCTACAGCAAACCATAGTCCTATATCAACAGGCCAAACAGAGAAGACTCTGGTCAATGATAGCCATTTAACAATTAAACCTCAATCCAAATGCACCCAAACACCCTGTCACTGAGATTTTCAACATCTTATGAACTAGCTACTGATTTTATGATATGCAGGTGGTAGATGTGCCCCTGGTAATATCAGCAGTTTCCCTCTGCTTCCACTACATAATCTCCTGGAAAATTTCTAGCCAAGTCACATCGCAAACTTGCCAAGTTGGATCACGCTTCCAGCCATGctcaaaattaaatacaatgCCACTTTGTAGCATAAGAACAACAAAATTTGAGGTGAATTTTCATTGTATCAAGTGACATTGTGACAACTTAGGTGACACTTTCAGGCTCTATCTCTAGCCGATGTGGAACTTAGGTTTTTCAAGGATAATATGGTAGGTGATGTTAGATttcaacttaaaaccaattggcactaagtgaagttgtccaacagatatataagctACACCCCAAGAACTGAGGCaggcgatgtgggacttcctaacACCTCCCCTCCACAAATGCCTGCCAATATAGGTGAGCCTACTAGAATAGGCAAGAACTAAGATGGACTATAGGCTTtgataccatgttagatttcaacttaaaaccaattggcattaagtgaagttgtccaacCAATATATAAGTTGCACCCTAAGAACTGAGGTaggcgatgtgggacttcctaacAAGTGAGTGAATAGTATGGTAGGTGGCAGGATCTAGAATAGGCTTtaataccatcttagaatgtgggtttaAGCCTAACTAATCCGTACAAAACCGGCTTGTAAGGTGACTATTGCCCCCCTCACCCCACTTATATACTCTTTCCGGGCTCTATCTGCAATTATGCCCATAAAAGGAATCAGGAGAATTGAGTGATTTATGCAAGGCAACAAAGGGGAATCGGGAGAGGAAATTGACCTGTATAGCTATAAGGAGTTTGGGAGAAGAAATAAAGGCAAGAGTAGAAAGTAAGGGAGAGTGAAGGGTGTTTGACCCTGTGTTACCTTTCATTTATGTAATACTGTAGTTCTGGTACTGCCATCAATATATTGGTACCGAAATTAATTGAAGAATAATACTGCGAATTTACCCCAATTCAGGGTGTTTTGATCCAGTTAACACAACCATATTTTGATGCAAAGTTAAAACAGACCAAAAATACATCAAACTACAGTTTAAAACATTTACAAATCATACACAGATAGAATGCATAATTCCTGGAACTATTTTTTTGAACTGACAAGGTTATCTATACTATTCACGCTACTCTTCTATCACATGAACAGAATCCCATGTATTCTAAAGGGAAGAATAAAATGCCGATAACAATAAAACTTGCTTCAATTCTGCAGAGATTAACACACATTCCAGGGataacaaaaaactaaaaaagacttGCATACCTCATCTTTCAAGGGACCACTTGGATATGAATCAAGCTTTGCACTTGCAACCTACAGCCAAACAAACCTTCTCATCACTAATTGAGTTGTTGCAAATATCATTGAATTGACAAATTCAAAACAGGACAACAGAGATGAACAGAACAGAATTTATTGGGTCGGAATAAAAATTGAGAAAGTGCTGGGAAAAGAATACATTGTTCAGTTTAGCCGAACGATTACAAGTTCAGTTCAGTTCACCGAACCACTTTTACAATTCAGTTCAGTTCTATAGCAATTCAATTCAGTTCATGTATTTTGCCCACCCCTAAATATAATAAGCTTCAAAACCAAATGACTTTTCTAATTAGTATCTGATACTTATAAGGCTACACTTCTATTACTAaagataaaacatttaaaagaaTAGAATGAAAAggacaaatttaacacaacccAACATTCTCGAATGCCCTGATAGCTGTTAAAAACTCACGACTCACAATTATCTAGAATTGTCCTATTAGCTATGAAGCACCTACATCTAAAAAGGAAACCATTTCTAACAAGATAAACTTATGACAATATGACGCACTTCAAGAAAACACCTTGACACTAAATTTTGCTATCTAGCCATGAAGTTGTGTCCATATGAAATTCCGTGCTTCATAGCTTCTCAGTTCTTAGTAATCAAGCTGAAGACAGGGATGGGATCTACTAATTAAAATATggtaatttaacatctcattcCCAGCAATGCAGTAGCACCACTAATGGCATTTTCTAGTGATTCACTTGGGTTCGAGAGTCATTTTCCAATGCAGTAACATCACCAACAGATTCAGAGCCATTTTCCAATCAGACTCTAAAGTGTCACAAGCTGCTATCAGTCATGTATGAGACACATGATTGGCCATGTAAGAGACATCGCCCACTCAGCTAATATCTCTCATCACATCATGACATTTTAAAAAGGTTTGCATATTAATAACAGggattctttctctctcttgtaAGGATTGTGGAAGATgttacaaattaataatataagataAACTTCATGACCAATATTCTCTTTccacacattaattaattagaaagaaAGAGTGATGTGATGAGTCTCAATAATCATAAGGGTAATTctgaaaaattaatacaaattattaacaaatttaatgtcactaactaaattaactaactTTCTTGATTCCTATGAATTAGTTAAAAGGGTCTTATATATAGGGATGGAAGTAGTATTATTCAAAgccttttttctctttattctcTCCAAGTACTTCTAAAAACCAAAAGTTCAACAAGATTATGTAAATAGAATTGGCTTTATGAAGTAAATTATCAGATGAGATATGGAATGATTGAAAAAATGTGATCGAGGATAAAATGGCAATTATTTCCAaaacttttgaaataattttaaacaatcacTTTCAGCAATGATTTTTGACAAAATGCTAGAGCACTAGAATTTTTTTGCAAGAATGGTCTAGCATGCTTGTTGACACCTAGAAGGGGGAGAGATCCCCACCACTATTCCATGATTACATCcaacaaccacaaaaaattCAGTCAAACTTCTGgctgttctttttctttttctttttttttttgctttgtaCTATCACACCACTATTAATTTTAAGGctcaaaattaatcttattcaaAAAGCTGTCACAGTTTATTAAAAATCGTGCAACagcttttttttaatccaagtCATTGCAAGAGAAAATGCTTTCTTGAGTAGAAAACtgttttggagaaaaaaattaagcaaaaccaaaacagactCGATGCAAAATGCCAAAATCTGTTAAATAAAGCATACAGGAATGTATTTACCTTTGAACCCATAGACTTCCGCTTTCTTTTCCATGCTGTATCAGCAAATGGAAGTTTTTCTTTCGATTCAGAGAGAGCATTAGTATCCTTTGTCGGTTCCTTTCCAGTCTTAGACTCTTTGGAGGTCAAAACCTCAATTTTAGGTACCACACTGTATTTAAGTTTATGTCTCTTATGGCTTGTTGATGTTGCTTCGGGTAAAGCAGACCTATTATTCTTATCAGCAACCATTCTTTCGCCCTTCAACTGGATAGATGATTCTAGATGGGTAAGGGGGAAACATTGAGAAATTAATTAGAAGACCTTAGATTTGTCTgataaagagaagaaaaatttgCAAAATCTCAATAATGACTACAGCAACAAACATGAATGACAGCAGCGACAAAAAGTAGACTCCAGTCTGAGCATTTGAGTTGAAAAAGTGAAAATGCAGCtcaaataatatgaaataaagagttaaaacttaaaattgcAATTAACAATGTTCAACGAAGATTGGCCAAAATGAGGCAAATCAATCTCAACTATGTAGTGCGGTTGAatgttaaaaaactaaaaaatgaaattttttccaGTTTGCCTATAGTCGGTGTTACTGTGAGCACACATGCACATGCAAAAGTCTCTTACAAGTATactattatatttatcaaattattcTTACCAGATTCCATAGTAGATATTGGCATCATTAGAGACAGATCAGCCAAAGTTTGCAACGCATTCAAGGCAGGGGTTTCATCTGTTggataaagtaattaaattttcagagatgaagaaaagaaaaaagttaattttacagAAGTCCAACCTCACCTGACCCAAAGCTAAGGAAGAAAAGGAACTAAAAGTTGCACAaacaattttcatatatatatgtgtagtAACAATTACCTCCAAAGAAgagtttcttgtttcttttcctGTGACTTTTTGGAGagaatttttcaagtttttcattAGTAACCTCAATATCAACCTTTTCCTTTAGTGAATTAAAACTAAGTCCTTCTTCAGTGCCGCTACATGCTTCCCCACCATCATCAAGTTGATGATTTCCCACATttttcactctctctctctttctataaAATTGTCCCTCTTTCTGAAAAACTTCAGCAGTGTCTATTCCTTCTGTATCCATCAATGAACTATTATCTTTTGCATATTCTTCATTTTCAGCTCCCCTGCTTTCTATACTACCTTCTAAAACCTCTTTATCCACAGAAACATCAGGAAACTTTGCACGAGCTGTCTTTGACATTTGGTGCTAGTTGacaaattgtaaaataattacacTTTTTAAAATGCAATGTATCAAAACACAAGTATATCATTCACAATGATTTCCATTAGATTCTATTTGAACA includes these proteins:
- the LOC100816217 gene encoding protein ALWAYS EARLY 2 isoform X3, producing MTCTVDDWIIQIRILPPRTRSWHCKKSHLPSALVIFKFRGNEVIFTSLRVNRATPFFLFFSCFSGNRRNSTTAGWCRLADSENCFYVQRHKSSMAPTRKSRSVNKRMSSSNDNSPEKDGVNSNKSKQRKRKLTDKLGSQWSKEELERFYEAYRKYGKDWKKVAAVVRNRSTEMVEALYSMNRAYLSLPEGTASVVGLIAMMTDHYNVMEGSDSERESNDAPGSRKPVKRKREKVQLSISKDQSHSIASSDDCLSILKKRRFDGIQLKPHAVGKRTPRVPVYKKDDTENYVSPYRRSLKSTIDANDDEVAHVVALALTEAAQRGGSPQVSQTPSRRVEQKSSPIQSWERKHQMSKTARAKFPDVSVDKEVLEGSIESRGAENEEYAKDNSSLMDTEGIDTAEVFQKEGQFYRKRERVKNVGNHQLDDGGEACSGTEEGLSFNSLKEKVDIEVTNEKLEKFSPKSHRKRNKKLFFGDETPALNALQTLADLSLMMPISTMESESSIQLKGERMVADKNNRSALPEATSTSHKRHKLKYSVVPKIEVLTSKESKTGKEPTKDTNALSESKEKLPFADTAWKRKRKSMGSKVASAKLDSYPSGPLKDEALDDGNKPVVKGKHTDQAFTLPKQLKTVKSSESSLCSDQKDLTVSTAEIPLLNEVSLPTKQRKRKMILQRTSLPKEKSSDYILKSQSNKYSTLKEKLSSCLSSNMVRRWFVFEWFYSAIDYPWFAKREFMEYLNHVGLGNIPRLTRVEWSVIKSSLGKPRRFSEHFLCEERQKLEQYRESVRKHYTELRTGIRDGLPTDLAKPLYVGQHVIALHPKTREIHDGSVLTVDYDKCRIQFDRPELGVEFVMDIDCMPLNSSDNMPEALRRHIGSPISSFMNKEPQISGNSNFGGCEMNHSSPVKAKVATVDNLCAQAGCAQPCKVTHHQAKEADIQAVSELKHALDKKETLLMELRSANSDILENKNGIDCLKDSEVFKKHYATVSDAMLQLRQRNTYRGNSLPSWMKPQASFNVHDDLPSMLDSSLTQELGSTVVQVIKGSRLRAHAMVDAAFQALSLAKEGEDAFIKIGQALDSINHQQLASQSRLPVIRSQEQVNANGSFYHLNHSTSGVSEPILNDPSLPKPHNCSDKFDTELPSDLITSCVATLIMIQTCTERQYPPADVAQILDSAVTSLHPCCSQNLPIYREIQMCMGRIKTQMLALIPT